The sequence GCAGAAAGATACCACCGGTGAGCAACAGGGTTAATCCCATGATGAACACACCGTTGATAGGAATATCGATATTCGAGGTCAGCTTGAAAGAACCCATTAGCCATTCCGGCAGCGTGGCGCTGACTTCCTTCGCGCCGAACACTGAACGAAACGTTTGCTGCATCGCCAGACTTAATCCCCACGTTGCCAGCAAGGTATCGAGCGGACGTTTGTAGAGTCGACTGATCATCAGCCATTCGGCCAGATAACCAACCGCATAGGCCACAACAAACGATAAAACAATCGCGCCGAAGAAATAGTACGGTTGAAGGCTGGGTGCGTATTGGGTGGTTAATTGGGACAGCAAATAAGTGACGTAAGCGCCAATGGTAAGGAACTCTCCGTGCGCCATATTGATGACGCCCATCTGCCCGAAAATGATTGCGAGACCAAGTGCCATCAGCAGTAGCACGCAAAAAACCGATAGGCCGTTAAAGCCCTGCATGACAAAGACGGCACCGAATTCGGATAGTGAGACCATGGTGACTCCACGTGAATAAAAATTTTTCGTAACCTGTTTCCGCTTGCTGAGGCTTGCTACGGTTGTGAAAAAAGTCTAATGACAAAATCGGGTACGGAATATTCAAGTTTCAGATCTTGATTGCCCGGTGCGCAATCCTGCACCGGGTAATCGATATCAAGAAAAATAAACTATGCGTGGATTATTGATAGCCTTTTGGGAAAGGATTTGGCTCAATCAGATCAGACGTATAGACCACTTTGAACTGACCATCTTTTTGCGCTTCGCCGATCAGCGTTTTGCTCCACAGATGATGATTCGGATGAATTTTTACGGTGCCTTCAGGTGAGGCTTTCAGCTCTATTCCAGGCGAAGCGGCAACCACTTTATCGACATCAAAACTACCCGCTTTTTCGACTGCCGCTTTCCACAACCAAGGGCCCAGATAGGCTGCTTGGGTGACATCGCCGATAACCGCATTCGGACCGTATTTTGCTTTGAATTCGGCGACGAATTTTTTGTTCGCCGGATTGTCGAGGCTTTGGAAATACTTCATCGAAGCGTAAAAGCCTTCAACGTTTTCACCACCAATGCCGAGCATTTCGTCTTCTGTGACTGAAATGGTTAGCAGGTTTTGAGTCTTGGCGATGACGCCAGCGGCCTTCAACTGCTTGTAAAACGCCACGTTACTTCCGCCGACCACGTCAGCGAAGATGACATCCGGCTTTTTCAGTTTGATTTTGTTAATCAAAGAGCCGAACTGCGTATTTCCCAGTGGATAATATTCTTCGCCAACGACTGAGCCTTTGAGCACGTTTTCGATATGTTTACGCGCAATTTTGTTCGACGTGCGTGGCCAGATATAGTCAGAACCAACGAGGAAGAAGGTTTTTGCTTTCTTCTCTTTAGCTACCCAATTCAGGCCAGCAAGTACTTGTTGCGTGGCTTCCTGCCCGGTATAAAACACATTCTTCGATTGCTCAAGGCCTTCATAGAAAGTCGGGTAGTACAACAGACCGTTTTCTTTTTCAAAGATCGGTAATACGGCTTTGCGTGAGGCGGAAGTCCAGCAACCGAATACCGCGGCAACGTGATCGTTTTGCAGTAATTTTTTGGCTTTCTCAGCAAAGGTCGGCCAGTCGCTGGCGCCGTCTTCCTGGATGATCTTGATCTTACGTCCCAGAATTCCACCAGCGGCGTTGATCTGATCAATCGCCAGACGTTCGGCCTGAATCGAACCAGTTTCGCTGATCGCCATGGTGCCGGTGGCCGAATGTAACTGACCGACGGTAACTTCAGTGTCGGTAATCGCTAGCTTGGTCGTGTTGATTTTGGCCGTTGGAAATTGTTGCGCAAAAACGGTCAACGGCAGCGCCATCGCGGCACTGGCAGCCAATCCCAATAACATCTTGCGACGTTGAGAAGAAGCGACGGTTGAGGATGAACGACGCGAGGATGGGCTATGCGGCATGCGGTGCTCCTTGTTAGACGGTTAGGGGGCAAGAGCTATTTTCTGGCTTTGAGCTTTGGCTTTTGGGCTTGTTCGGAATGGCTCGTTGCGAAATGAAGAGTAAGTTTTATACTGCATCGCAACAATAAGTCATTTAACTTAGGCGGGAGTTACGTAAACACGCCCCAGCGGCGTTGTGCTTTCCTTGCCGCACTCGCGTGCTGTCTGCGTCGGCACGCCTTGCTGGAGCGAGTTTGCGTAACTCCCGCGGTCTATTTGTGAGATTTATAAAAGCTCGCCTGCGGCATTGCTTTCCTACACGATGACTGGAATTAGTGAGGGCAAGTTTTACAACGGGTGTACGTCGCCCGTCAGCGATTTTTATTACAAAAATCTCCACTCCCGCACTGAAACAGTGCACAGCTCGTTCGACAAGAAGGCGCTGCGCACTAAGTCCCTTAAAAAAACATACAAAACCGCTCATCTCTACGTCAAATGACGTATAAATCCTGGCGGTGTCTGGTGTGGAAATTGCTTATGGTTATTGACAAATTTATCCCTTGGCAGCGATTGGTCGGCTTTAGTCTGAAAACTGTCGCTAACGCATAAGAAGAGAAGCACACGACGTGAAAGCTCCTGCATCACAGCGCATCGTTAAAGTCCGGCGCGATTACAACACTTGGGTCGCTAACGAGACGTTGGAAGATTACGCGTTGCGATTTACGCCTCGGTCATTTCGCAAATGGTCGGAATTTCGGCTGGCAAATACTGCTTTGGGTGCGGTGTCATTTCTGGCGCTTGAGGCTATCAGCGGGTCGATCACGCTGAATTATGGATTCACGAATGCGTTTTGGGCCATCATTTGCGTGACCATTCTGTTTTTTCTGACTGGTTTGCCGATCAGTTATTACGCTGCAAAGTACGGCGTCGATATGGACTTGCTGACGCGTGGCGCAGGATTCGGTTATATCGGCTCGACCATCACGTCACTGATTTACGCTTCGTTTACGTTTATATTTTTTGCACTGGAAGCGTCGATCATGGCGCAGGCGGTCGAGCTCTATTTCGGACTCCCTGTGGTGCTGGGTTACATCGTCTGTTCGTTGATTATCATTCCGATGGTGACCTATGGCATTACGCTGATCAATCGTCTGCAAATGTGGACGCAGCCAGTCTGGATCACGCTGTTAGTGTTGCCGTATATCGCCGTACTGCATAAAGAACCGGATGCGATTTCAAATTTGATGTCCTTTGCCGGTCGTGCTGAAGACGGTACGGGATTCAATGTCATGTTGTTCGGTTCAGCCGCCACCGTGGCGTTTTCGCTCATTGCGCAAATCGGTGAACAGGTCGACTTTTTGCGGTTTCTGCCAGAAAAGACTCCCGCCAATCGCGTACGCTGGTGGATCGCTTTGTTACTTGCTGGTCCCGGCTGGATCTTGATCGGTGCAGCCAAGATGTTGGGTGGCGCGCTGTTGGCCTTTCTGGCGATTCAACATGAAGTGCCGATGGATCGGGCAATTGAACCAACCCAAATGTACCTGATTGCGTATCGCTATGTATTTTCTGATCCTGCGTGGGGATTAGCCGCGGTCGCGGCGTTTGTGGTGGTGTCACAAATCAAGATCAATGTGACGAATGCGTATGCCGGTTCGCTGGCGTGGTCGAATTTTTTCGCCCGCCTGACGCACAGTCATCCGGGGCGTGTCGTGTGGTTAGTATTCAATGTTCTGATCGCGGTGTTGTTGATGGAACTTGGCGTCTTCAAGGCGCTGGAGCATGTATTAGGTTTGTATTCATTGGTGGCGATTTCGTGGATCGGTGCGGTCGTGGCAGATCTGGTGATTAACAAACCGTTGGGGCTGAGTCCGCCGCATATTGAGTTCAAACGCGCGCATTTGTATGACATCAATCCGGTCGGCGTCGGTGCGATGCTGTTGGCGTCGATATTGGCTGGCATTGCAATGGCAGGCGTATTTGGGCCTGTGGCTAAAGCGCTTTCGCCGTTCATCGCATTGTGCAGCGCGATGCTGATTGCGCCGGTGATCGCATGGTTAACCAAAGGGCACTATTACATTGCACGACCTAATATCTTGTCCGACTTACCAACCAATGCATTGACCGAAAACGCCCCCGAGCAACGCGAATGCGTCATTTGCGAAAAACAATTCGAAACCCCTGACATGGCGCACTGCCCGGCCTATCAGGGCGCGATTTGCTCGTTATGCTGTTCGCTGGATGCCCGTTGCAATGATCGCTGCAAGACCGAATCGCGGATGCCGGATCAGATTCTACATGCGATGCGCGCCGTATTACCGATGCGCTTCACCAGCAAATTGAATACCCGGATTGGGCATTATCTGATTGTTTTCGGTCTGCTATCGGCTGGGCTGGCGTTGATTTTGTGGACGCTGTATTACCAGCAACTATCCAGCCTGACAGCCCCGCTCAACGTTGCAATGACGGCATCAACTGGCACGCCCGATTCTATGGCGAGCGTTTTTATCAAGTTGTTTTCGGTATTAATTGTTGTGACTGGCGTCGGCACGTGGTGGCTGATTCTGACCAACGAAAGCCGCAAGGTGGCGCATGAGGAGTCGGAGCGCCAGACTAATCTGTTATTGCAGGAAATCGAAGCCCATAAGCACACTGATGCCGAATTGCAGCGCGCCAAAGAGGCGGCGGAGGCAGCAAATCTGGCGAAGAGCCGCTTCGTCACCGGCATGAGCCACGAACTGCGCACGCCGCTTAACAGCATTCTCGGCTATGCGCAGATTCTGCAAATGGACGCTGCGCTGCCAGCGGGGCGTCGGGATGCGGTGAGTGTGATTCGTAGCAGCGGCGAACATCTGTTAAGTTTGATTGACGGGCTGCTCGATATCGCCCGGATCGAAGCTGGCAAAATGCGCTTAGCTTCCGATGAAGTGCCGCTGAGCGAATTTTTAGATCAAATTGTCGACATGATCGCACCGCAAGCCGCACAGAAAGGCTTGCAGTTTCAGTTTGATAAAGCGGAACGGTTGCCAGAAGTCGTTCATGCCGATCAGAAAAGGCTACGTCAAATTTTGATTAACCTGCTCGGTAATGCGGTGAAGTTTACGGATAGTGGTGGCGTCGTTTTACGCGTGCGTTATGTCAGGGAAATGGCTTATTTCGAGATTATCGATACTGGTATCGGAATTGGCGCTGATGATCTGACGCGCATCTTTCTGCCGTTTGAACGCAGCAATGCGGCCAATCTGCGGGATGATATCGGCACTGGTCTGGGTCTCGCGATCAGCAGCATGTTGACGCACATCATGGGCGGTCAACTCACTGTTAACAGCGAACCTGGTCGCGGCAGCACGTTTCAATTAAAAATCTATCTGCCGAGGGTGAATGTGCCGCGTCCACGCTTAAAGTTGGAAGATCAAATGTCTGGTTATCGCGGAGCCAGAAAACGTATACTCATCATCGACGATCATGCTTCGCAACGCGCCGTGCTGCATGCGATGCTGTCACCGCTGGGTTTTATCATCGCGCAAGCGGACAGCGGCGCAGCGGGATTGGCGGCCATTGCCGTGGCGGCGAGTGCCGAGGCGGCGGGTGTCGGGCAACTGCCCGATTTGATCTTGCTTGATATTTCGATGCCGACGATGGATGGCTGGGCGGTATGTCAGACGATTCGTGCACGCGGACATGCCGACTTGCCAGTCATTATGGTGTCGGCCAGCGCCATTGACAGCGGACCGGGACGTCAGGAAGCAATGCTGCACACCGACTTTGTGGTAAAGCCGGTGTCGTTCAATGAACTACTCTATAAAATCCGCCTACATCTTAAACTGGACTGGATCGCGGAGGAACCGAAAATACCAGAACAAAGTACGCAAGAATCAACACCGCAAGTTCAGGATAAAGTTAAGCCTGAAGTACCAGCCAAGGTGATGTTTCTGACGCCATCGCAAGAAAAACTTGAAACCTTGCTGGCGCTGGGCGAGATCGGTTACGTCAAAGGTATTCTGCGACGACTAGATGAAATCGCGCAGCAGGATGCGTTGTATTTGCCATTCACCAGCGACATGCGTCGGCTGGTAAAACGGTTTCGGCTCAATGACTTTAACAACCGTATTAAGGAGATGATGCGTGAGGATGTCGACAAGGTTTGACCGGCACGTGGTGTTGATCGTCGACGATGTGCCAGACAATCTGGCACTGTTGTCGGATGCATTGGACGACAGCGGCCATATCGTTCTGGTTGCCACCGATGGTGCCAGCGCGTTAGAGCGCCTGCAACGCATTACGCCAGATCTGATTCTGCTGGATGCGGTGATGCCGGGCATGGATGGCTTTGAAACGTGCCGGCGCATCAAGCTGTTGAAGCATGTTGAGCACGTGCCTGTAGTGTTCATGACTGGCCTGACGGAGACCGAACATGTGATCAAAGGGTTTGAGGTTGGTGGCATTGATTACGTCACCAAGC is a genomic window of Glaciimonas sp. CA11.2 containing:
- the urtA gene encoding urea ABC transporter substrate-binding protein → MPHSPSSRRSSSTVASSQRRKMLLGLAASAAMALPLTVFAQQFPTAKINTTKLAITDTEVTVGQLHSATGTMAISETGSIQAERLAIDQINAAGGILGRKIKIIQEDGASDWPTFAEKAKKLLQNDHVAAVFGCWTSASRKAVLPIFEKENGLLYYPTFYEGLEQSKNVFYTGQEATQQVLAGLNWVAKEKKAKTFFLVGSDYIWPRTSNKIARKHIENVLKGSVVGEEYYPLGNTQFGSLINKIKLKKPDVIFADVVGGSNVAFYKQLKAAGVIAKTQNLLTISVTEDEMLGIGGENVEGFYASMKYFQSLDNPANKKFVAEFKAKYGPNAVIGDVTQAAYLGPWLWKAAVEKAGSFDVDKVVAASPGIELKASPEGTVKIHPNHHLWSKTLIGEAQKDGQFKVVYTSDLIEPNPFPKGYQ
- the urtB gene encoding urea ABC transporter permease subunit UrtB produces the protein MVSLSEFGAVFVMQGFNGLSVFCVLLLMALGLAIIFGQMGVINMAHGEFLTIGAYVTYLLSQLTTQYAPSLQPYYFFGAIVLSFVVAYAVGYLAEWLMISRLYKRPLDTLLATWGLSLAMQQTFRSVFGAKEVSATLPEWLMGSFKLTSNIDIPINGVFIMGLTLLLTGGIFLLLFRSRWGLQVRATVQNRVMSGAVGINTRKVDRSTFALGCGVAGIAGAAFTTIGSTGPTSGSLYIVDTFLVVVFGGAQSLIGTIASAFTIAQTQSTAEFFLTGSMAKVLTLSAVILILMLRPQGLFSARLRK
- a CDS encoding ATP-binding protein — protein: MKAPASQRIVKVRRDYNTWVANETLEDYALRFTPRSFRKWSEFRLANTALGAVSFLALEAISGSITLNYGFTNAFWAIICVTILFFLTGLPISYYAAKYGVDMDLLTRGAGFGYIGSTITSLIYASFTFIFFALEASIMAQAVELYFGLPVVLGYIVCSLIIIPMVTYGITLINRLQMWTQPVWITLLVLPYIAVLHKEPDAISNLMSFAGRAEDGTGFNVMLFGSAATVAFSLIAQIGEQVDFLRFLPEKTPANRVRWWIALLLAGPGWILIGAAKMLGGALLAFLAIQHEVPMDRAIEPTQMYLIAYRYVFSDPAWGLAAVAAFVVVSQIKINVTNAYAGSLAWSNFFARLTHSHPGRVVWLVFNVLIAVLLMELGVFKALEHVLGLYSLVAISWIGAVVADLVINKPLGLSPPHIEFKRAHLYDINPVGVGAMLLASILAGIAMAGVFGPVAKALSPFIALCSAMLIAPVIAWLTKGHYYIARPNILSDLPTNALTENAPEQRECVICEKQFETPDMAHCPAYQGAICSLCCSLDARCNDRCKTESRMPDQILHAMRAVLPMRFTSKLNTRIGHYLIVFGLLSAGLALILWTLYYQQLSSLTAPLNVAMTASTGTPDSMASVFIKLFSVLIVVTGVGTWWLILTNESRKVAHEESERQTNLLLQEIEAHKHTDAELQRAKEAAEAANLAKSRFVTGMSHELRTPLNSILGYAQILQMDAALPAGRRDAVSVIRSSGEHLLSLIDGLLDIARIEAGKMRLASDEVPLSEFLDQIVDMIAPQAAQKGLQFQFDKAERLPEVVHADQKRLRQILINLLGNAVKFTDSGGVVLRVRYVREMAYFEIIDTGIGIGADDLTRIFLPFERSNAANLRDDIGTGLGLAISSMLTHIMGGQLTVNSEPGRGSTFQLKIYLPRVNVPRPRLKLEDQMSGYRGARKRILIIDDHASQRAVLHAMLSPLGFIIAQADSGAAGLAAIAVAASAEAAGVGQLPDLILLDISMPTMDGWAVCQTIRARGHADLPVIMVSASAIDSGPGRQEAMLHTDFVVKPVSFNELLYKIRLHLKLDWIAEEPKIPEQSTQESTPQVQDKVKPEVPAKVMFLTPSQEKLETLLALGEIGYVKGILRRLDEIAQQDALYLPFTSDMRRLVKRFRLNDFNNRIKEMMREDVDKV